A genomic segment from Gemmatimonadaceae bacterium encodes:
- a CDS encoding serine/threonine-protein kinase — translation MIDPNRHLEYHGTFKLVNKIAEGGMATVYEAQQLGPSGFSKRIALKVIHPHYAQRPEFLQLFIDEAKLSANLMHGNIVQIYQLGEVAGDYFIAMEFIPGPTLRSIIDRHRDVGRAMPQTLAAYIASRVCRALDFAHNFVGPDGHRLDIVHRDVSPGNVMVTWDGHIKLADFGIAKARTSIDPASDGIRIGKKHYMSPEQLTGLAVDGRSDVFSLGLVLYELLALERLFREDITAKALAEIAVDPLPSIRDLVTNLDEELERIILAALERDPSRRPTAAALGHALDQWVLAQQEVASPDKLETHLAQLFPGSYQPPTVDDEDTEFTNLKSALNRSWWKKSLGVRG, via the coding sequence ATGATCGATCCGAATCGCCACCTCGAGTATCACGGCACTTTCAAGCTCGTGAACAAGATTGCCGAAGGTGGCATGGCGACGGTCTACGAAGCCCAGCAGCTCGGACCCTCTGGCTTCTCCAAGCGCATCGCGCTGAAGGTAATTCATCCTCATTACGCTCAGCGGCCGGAATTCCTTCAGCTCTTCATCGACGAAGCGAAGCTCTCCGCCAACCTGATGCACGGTAACATCGTGCAGATCTATCAGCTCGGTGAAGTGGCTGGCGACTACTTCATCGCGATGGAGTTCATTCCCGGCCCAACGCTGCGCAGCATCATCGATCGCCATCGAGACGTCGGACGAGCGATGCCGCAGACCCTCGCGGCGTACATCGCCAGCCGCGTCTGCCGCGCCCTCGATTTCGCGCACAATTTCGTTGGACCCGACGGCCATCGTCTCGACATCGTCCACCGCGACGTGTCGCCTGGAAACGTGATGGTCACCTGGGACGGCCACATCAAGCTCGCCGATTTTGGAATCGCGAAAGCGCGCACCTCGATCGATCCCGCATCGGATGGCATTCGCATCGGGAAGAAGCATTACATGAGTCCGGAGCAGCTCACCGGTCTCGCAGTCGACGGCCGCAGCGACGTGTTCTCGCTCGGTCTCGTGCTGTACGAGCTCCTCGCGCTCGAGCGGCTCTTCCGCGAGGACATCACGGCCAAAGCGCTGGCAGAGATTGCCGTCGATCCGCTGCCATCGATCCGCGATCTCGTCACCAATCTGGACGAGGAGCTCGAGCGCATCATACTCGCCGCCCTCGAGCGCGATCCGTCGCGTCGGCCCACCGCCGCGGCGCTCGGCCACGCTCTGGACCAGTGGGTGCTGGCGCAGCAAGAGGTCGCGAGCCCCGACAAGCTCGAGACCCATCTCGCGCAACTCTTCCCAGGATCCTACCAGCCACCGACCGTCGACGACGAGGACACGGAGTTCACGAACCTGAAGTCGGCGCTGAATCGGAGTTGGTGGAAGAAAAGCCTCGGGGTAAGGGGCTAG
- a CDS encoding NAD(P)/FAD-dependent oxidoreductase — protein sequence MAEEIKDITIIGGGPTGLFALFYAGMRGASAQIIDALPDAGGQLTALYPEKYIFDVAGVPQVLAKDLVKSLVEQAGRFQQPIHLTHRVTGLEQDGNQFVLVTEKDRFPTRTIIVAAGIGAFSPRRLPQRCAEPWYGRGIYDVVTDPEAFRDQRVLIIGGGDSAFDWGTQLIGRASRVALAHRSDRFRAHDATVAEFRAAVSSGSADLYAFHELHDIQCRNGGEHFSHVVLRDIKAKSTRDVEIDVVLPMLGFVSDMGAIGEWGLTIEKDEIVVNSQMETGRVGIWAAGDVTTYPGKLKLIATGFGEAATAVNQAVHWIYPEKKVAPGHSSNMAIFGQKDD from the coding sequence ATGGCTGAGGAGATCAAAGACATTACCATCATTGGCGGAGGGCCAACGGGACTCTTCGCCCTTTTTTACGCGGGCATGCGAGGTGCGTCGGCGCAAATCATTGATGCGCTTCCGGACGCAGGCGGACAGCTGACCGCTCTGTATCCCGAGAAGTACATCTTTGACGTTGCCGGCGTTCCGCAGGTGCTCGCGAAGGATTTGGTGAAATCGCTCGTCGAACAGGCGGGACGCTTTCAACAGCCGATTCACCTGACGCACCGCGTGACCGGCTTAGAGCAGGACGGAAATCAGTTCGTCCTCGTCACGGAAAAAGACCGATTTCCGACGCGGACGATCATCGTAGCGGCTGGCATCGGAGCTTTTTCGCCCCGCCGGTTGCCGCAGCGATGCGCGGAGCCGTGGTACGGCCGCGGGATTTACGACGTCGTGACCGATCCCGAGGCATTTCGTGATCAGCGAGTGCTGATCATCGGCGGTGGCGATTCGGCGTTCGATTGGGGGACGCAGCTCATCGGACGCGCCTCACGAGTTGCGCTGGCGCACCGCAGCGATCGATTCCGGGCGCACGACGCAACGGTCGCCGAGTTTCGAGCGGCGGTAAGTTCGGGTAGCGCGGATCTCTACGCCTTCCACGAGCTGCACGACATCCAGTGCCGGAACGGAGGCGAGCACTTCTCGCATGTCGTGTTGCGTGACATCAAGGCGAAGTCGACGCGCGACGTCGAGATCGACGTCGTGCTGCCGATGCTCGGCTTCGTGAGCGACATGGGCGCAATCGGAGAGTGGGGCCTAACGATCGAGAAGGACGAGATCGTGGTGAACAGCCAGATGGAGACTGGCCGAGTGGGCATCTGGGCTGCGGGCGACGTCACGACGTATCCTGGAAAGCTCAAATTGATTGCGACAGGATTCGGTGAGGCAGCGACGGCGGTGAATCAGGCGGTCCACTGGATCTATCCCGAGAAGAAGGTCGCGCCTGGGCATTCATCGAACATGGCTATCTTCGGCCAGAAGGACGACTGA
- the thrC gene encoding threonine synthase has translation MTSIETSHTKQRCDDCGNELGALEIITQCPRCGGLLALEYKAPAERGKKLRARFDGRRAAALGYDPVAGDAIPLDASGVWRYRELVLPDAKASDVVTHPEGNTPLLQRAFASKWTGVNALLLKHEGANPTGSFKDRGMTVAVTQARRVGASAVACASTGNTAASLASYAAHAGLPALVLVPSGHVSLGKLAQSLAYGARTLLVRGDFDDCMRLAREAAEHLGVYLANSINPYRIAGQKTIVIELLQQLSWRAPDWITLPAGNLGNTSAFGAALENAFNLGLIEKMPRIAAVQASGAAPFAASYRDDFRTRHTMRAETVATAIRIGDPASYSRAVRVIRETNGVVLDVSDAAILEAKAIVDASGVGCEPASAASVAGVRELVRRGVIRPDEVVVAVLTGHILKDPGILLQYHRETEPAPTHANRPIEIDAQLSAVQRVLQSAH, from the coding sequence ATGACGTCGATCGAGACGTCGCACACGAAACAACGCTGCGACGATTGCGGGAACGAGCTTGGGGCGCTGGAGATCATCACTCAATGCCCTCGCTGCGGTGGACTGCTGGCGCTGGAGTACAAGGCGCCAGCCGAGAGGGGAAAGAAGCTCCGTGCGCGCTTCGATGGGCGTCGCGCGGCGGCGTTGGGGTATGACCCAGTGGCGGGTGACGCGATTCCGCTCGACGCCTCCGGAGTCTGGCGCTACCGGGAGCTGGTCCTGCCCGATGCGAAGGCGAGCGATGTCGTGACGCATCCCGAGGGGAATACGCCTCTCCTGCAGCGCGCGTTCGCTTCGAAATGGACCGGCGTCAACGCGCTGCTGCTCAAACATGAGGGAGCAAATCCGACTGGATCATTCAAGGATCGCGGTATGACGGTGGCGGTCACGCAAGCGCGTCGGGTCGGGGCCTCTGCCGTTGCCTGCGCCTCCACTGGAAATACTGCCGCCTCGCTCGCCTCTTATGCCGCGCACGCAGGGCTCCCCGCGCTCGTCCTCGTGCCGAGCGGTCATGTGTCGTTAGGCAAGCTCGCCCAGTCGCTTGCGTACGGCGCGCGGACGCTTCTCGTTCGCGGCGACTTCGACGATTGTATGCGTCTCGCGCGCGAGGCCGCCGAGCATCTCGGCGTCTACCTCGCCAACTCGATCAATCCCTACCGTATCGCTGGGCAGAAGACGATCGTGATCGAGCTGCTCCAGCAGTTGAGTTGGCGCGCGCCGGACTGGATCACGCTCCCCGCGGGCAATCTCGGAAACACGTCAGCCTTCGGCGCTGCTCTCGAGAACGCCTTCAATCTCGGGTTGATCGAGAAGATGCCGCGCATTGCGGCGGTGCAGGCCTCCGGCGCCGCGCCATTCGCCGCGAGCTATCGCGACGATTTCCGTACGCGACACACGATGCGCGCCGAGACCGTGGCGACCGCGATTCGCATCGGCGATCCGGCCTCGTACAGCCGCGCCGTGCGCGTCATCCGTGAGACGAATGGCGTCGTCCTCGACGTTTCCGATGCCGCGATTCTCGAGGCCAAAGCCATCGTCGACGCCTCGGGCGTCGGCTGCGAGCCCGCGAGCGCCGCCAGTGTCGCCGGAGTTCGCGAGCTCGTTAGGCGAGGCGTGATCCGCCCCGACGAGGTGGTGGTCGCCGTGCTGACGGGGCACATCCTCAAGGACCCCGGGATCCTTCTTCAGTACCACCGCGAAACCGAGCCCGCGCCGACGCACGCAAACCGGCCGATCGAGATCGATGCGCAGTTGAGCGCAGTGCAACGCGTTCTACAATCCGCTCACTAG